CTTCAGAAATCTGTCATCAGATGTCAAAAGAAACGCCTAGGCGACCATTATAAAAGTGACCATGCGCAGATTTACAATGATGGACTAGTGTTATGGTCGGGGGTTGGGAAAGGGGGGTAGTATACATAACTTACAAGAAAGTTTACATGGAAGATGCAGGAGCATGCACTTAATTATTGAAGGATAGTATGTGGGGGTAGAGGAGGAGCGCTGTTGAAACCACATTCTGCACGCTTATTAATTACTAAGCACGAgttactaacctgaactaaccaaaaaaattcttcaatgtTATGTAAAAGACCATTCAATTTTGACTATCATCTGAATACAATCCTGTAATGcttaaacatttaattcaaTCTAAATATTGGTCATTTCACAAACatatgtaacaaaaatacgATTCTTGCAATTCAGGACAATTCGGATTTTTTGCtgacattaattatttatgacaAATTCACAATTTCAACAAATCACTGGCAAAACTTGCATTGATCACAAGACTGCTTCAGGGTGTTAGCATAAAGTAGTAACTATCCCAAAATAATCAGAATTAGTTGCTTCATTGATGACCCAAAATCCTTTCttaggaatttaattttatcgaAACAAAGCTTTTTTTTGGTCGgtaaaacctttatttctaGTCGTTAATGGTCTCAAATCCTTTATAGCCCTACAACACTGACgaatttctaaatttcttaGATAAAAAATGGTCGAGGTTAAGTGGCCTTAGTGAGACGATTTATATTTATGGCCAAGGAAATGGTGACTTTAAGACCCTTATGGTCAAATTATTGGGTGATTTATCTCCACTACCCAAATTCTCCTTTACAAAAGATGCCTAAAGGCAGAGGGGTGCCCGACCTTTTTGTATTCTATAATTATAGAGTCGCAGTTCCAAGGACTTTTCAcgttatgaaattttttcgGATGTCTTAACACATGTAATGTTTGGTTCATATAGCCACAATAACCCTTTCTTAGCCGGTTCCTTGATGAAAATCTCAATGTTGGGTCTGGAATTGAATGCAATTAAGCCGTTAtcaacaaattcaaataaaaatcattgaacAGGGTAAATCCAGAAAACGATTGAACGGCTTCGCTACCTagtctcaaaataaaaaaatcgatagGTTTTGCTTCGCTTGCAATGATAATGCAACATTCTTTCttctgaaaaaatttaaaatttcagccTCAAATTAACCAGAAGACAGTGAGTGAATGGTTTTCAGGTCTAGTTCATTTAGTCGTATATTTCCAGTAATTGTCTTCGTTGAGCTAAAATTGtggacaaaatggcgaataccattttttttatcatctcTATTCCTTAGATCTCACACGATCGGGGGATTATCAGAACCTTGACCACAAtgatattcattaaaatatacagatCTTTAGGTTATTAAAGTTATATTTCGGTGcgataaatttacaaattccaggaaaattcaaaataaaaacggtTTTCACTATACCTATGTTTTATTTGCCATAGAACTCccctattaaattaataaataagcTAAACCTAACTAAAAGAATTGttacatatatacaaaaaaactaaaatagagGAACTACCACATGGTGCACATTTACTACTGCTTGTCTATTCACCAAACTGGCATTTAATCCATGACCcaacaaaatcattatttacaCTCAAAATTTCGTCATTAAGACACCAACTAACAAATTGCCTACTTAAAGAACGAATACGTACTGAAAACTCTAAATTTCAACTCAGACTCATTAAACAACTGCATTATCTCCTCCACACTCCCAAACCTCCCCACGCCCTGCTAACTCTCTGGTTGTTGGGCTGAGGACTCGAGAAGAAGTAATCAGGAGTGGAGAGCCATCTTGCTTTAATCATATCCGCTCCTTTCTCTCCAATCATAATAGCGGGGGCGTTTGTGTTGCCAGATGTTACTTTAGGCATTATGCTGGTGTCGATTACTCGGAGTCTGTCTACTCCATGAACCTGAAAAAGAATTATAAGAGAAGAGTTAGAATCAATGTAGGTAACTATACCCTTAATTGAGGGTCCACTACAGACAAAGGGTCTTCCTTCGGGCCCATTTTACAGCTGCCAGCTTGATGGTTTTCAGGTCCGGTTTGTCTACGCATTGCGCATTCCCAATAATTATCCGAACCAAAAGTGAAAGTTTCACATCCAGCTACAGGAGTTTTGTCCAATTGGAAACCATATCTTCGCAGAGCTAAAATTGTGAAGAAAATGGCGAATACTAATATTAGGAAAACTAAgcattcaataaaatttgaccttgTTATAATGGTGAATGTAAAAATTACCTTTCGTCTCTGCTAATCTCAACGCAAATCTAATCCCCTCAATCAACACTTTAACATCATCAGGATGAGTTAAATAATTCGCGATAATCATGGGATGACTGCTTGGATTGTTATCCCGTAATCGTATCTGCCCCCTGGATTTCGGGTGCAATACGGTAGGAATGATCTGAATCGATCTCTGGTTGTTATCAATCTTCTCTCCTACCATTCCAGTTCTCGCACAATTGGCCAAAAACCCTCCAAAGAAGAACTGCAAGTCTGGATGGTCCAAATTCGGGTCGTTGTATTTACTGTTTATGAAGCCTGTTACTTCAGAAAttccttcaaaataaaattatattgaagggattttttttaataaataaagttcgAACCTGTGCCGCTCATCAGCCCATCTctgaataataaatactcCATTGCAGTGGCCCAGTTCAAAGGTGCAGTATTGGTGtcattaatatgaaaattaatgaagaaaGCCACGTGATTTTGCAAGTTCTCACCAACTCCTGGTAAGTCATGGACCAAGGGAATATTAACTTTAGCCAGGTCCTGTTTAGGGCCGATTCCAGAGAGCAGCAAAATTTGTGGAGAATTCACTGCCCCTATGAAGGATATATTTAT
The DNA window shown above is from Euwallacea similis isolate ESF13 chromosome 2, ESF131.1, whole genome shotgun sequence and carries:
- the Gld gene encoding glucose dehydrogenase [FAD, quinone] codes for the protein MPTCNCPVTQPGPTLASTCGGIPFMLFMGLLEVFLRSQCDLEDPCGRPKSTPTLPEYDFIVVGAGSAGSVVAGRLSEIPEWNVLLVEAGNDEPTGTQVPSMFLNFIGSDIDWAYQTEPEQQACLSETDQRCYWPRGKVMGGTSVMNGMMYMRGARKDYDDWEALGNNGWSYNDVLPYFLKSEDNKQLDKMDRGYHSEGGLLQVSQFPYHPPLSRAIIKAAEELGHPIRDVNGIYHTGFQIAQTTNKNGSRLSSSRAFIRPFKNRKNLDILMNATVTRVLVNPQSNDAYGVEVLKDGTMQVIYASKEVIISGGAVNSPQILLLSGIGPKQDLAKVNIPLVHDLPGVGENLQNHVAFFINFHINDTNTAPLNWATAMEYLLFRDGLMSGTGISEVTGFINSKYNDPNLDHPDLQFFFGGFLANCARTGMVGEKIDNNQRSIQIIPTVLHPKSRGQIRLRDNNPSSHPMIIANYLTHPDDVKVLIEGIRFALRLAETKALRRYGFQLDKTPVAGCETFTFGSDNYWECAMRRQTGPENHQAGSCKMGPKEDPLSVVDPQLRVHGVDRLRVIDTSIMPKVTSGNTNAPAIMIGEKGADMIKARWLSTPDYFFSSPQPNNQRVSRAWGGLGVWRR